The nucleotide window CCCGGATCAATAACCGCAATAAGGCGGTCTTTCCCGAACCGGTCCGCCCGGCGATGCCGAGGGTTTGGCCTTCCTCCAGCCGGAAACGGATATCCTCCAGCACGATCCGCTCCGGGTTGTTCGGGTAGGCGAAGGAACGGATGTGAAAGCTGAGGTCTTTCCGTTCAATTTCATGGCCCCCCTCCCGGTCCCGGATCTCGATGTCTTCCTCCAGCAGCCGGGACACCCGCGCATAGGAGGCGCTCCCCCGTTCCACGATGTTGAAAAACCAGCCCAATGCTAGCATCGGCCAAATGAGCATCCCCAAATAGGTGGTAAAAGATATCAATTGCCCGATGGTCATCTCGCCGTCAACGACAAATTTCGCTCCAAAGGCGACGGAAAGGAAAAAAGAGACGCCGATGACCGCCGTGATCGTCGGATCATAGAGGGCGTCGATCCGGGCCACGGCGATATTCTTTTTGACCACGTCCCCGGAGAGCTCCGAAAAGGAGGCCACTTCCTCCCGTTCTTGGCCGAAAGCCTTCGTTACCTTGATGCCGGATATGCTCTCCTGGGTTTTATCGTTCAGCTCGGAAAAGGCCGCCTGGGCCTTGTCAAACCGTTCATGGAGCTTCTTCCCGTACCAGCTCGTCAGCACGGCGAGAAGCGGGATCGGAATCAAAGCGATGGCCGTCAGTTTCCAGCTGATCGTCAGCGCCATGGCCGCGACGACAAAACCGCCGGTGGCAAGGGAATCAACCAGCGTCAAAACGCCGGCTCCGGCGGTCATCTGAATCGCCTGGATGTCATTCGTGGCATGGGCCATGAGGTCTCCGATCCTTTTCCTTTGGTAAAAAGACGGGCTCATCTTCGTCAAATGGGCATAAAGGCGGCTGCGCAGCTGACGGGCGAGCTTCAGGCTCGAACCGAAGATGTAGATCCGCCAGTAATACCTGAGCACGTACATGATCCCGCCGCAAAGGATTAAAGTGCCGATGTAGAAGGCCAGGGTTTTCGGGCCGATGGTCCTGGATGCCACCGCATCCGCGGCGTACCCGAGGATTTTCGGGGGGACCAGCTGCAGTACGGCGATGACCAGAAGCAGCGTCACCCCGATAAGATAGGATTTTTTCTCCTGTCTGAAAAACCAACCTAAATCGATAAAGATTCGCATGTGGATCCTCCGCCATTTGCGTTACTCATGTTCAATAGTTTAACAAATTTTCACACAAGAAGGAAGATTGACTTTTTCCTGCAAAAATTAAAAAATCACCTTTTCATTGACGAATAAATCCTCAATCGAAAAGGCGATTTTTCTTGAACGGATGATCGATCCCTTGCGCTTCTCGCGGAAACCAAACATTTATTTGCTTGACATTTGTTTGTTAATTGCCTGCATCATTTGATTGATTTTCTTTTGCGAGGGCTTCATGCCCATTTGCATCATCATGACGCGGATCATTTGTTCATTGATGGGCGGGTTTTTTTTCAAGTAATTCATCATATATTTTCTTGCGATAAAAAATCCTAGCGCTACTCCGGCGAGCAATGCCAGAATACCTACTAGAACGAGCTCCCACATACCATTTCCTCCTTCATGTTGTCTATTTTCAAGTGTACTAAACGTACGGGCATTTTACAATACGGGAACCGTTATTTTTTCCCATACACCGGAAGGATCTGTTACAGGCGCAGGCCCCTTTTCAACGGTTTCAGCCAGCCGTACCGCCCGTTTTCCCTGTCGATGGCCAAAAAATTGTACTCCGTTTTCTTCAGCAAATCCAGAAAGGTGTTTTCCCCTTCCCCATATCCGTTGGATTCGAGGAGAATGGCGCGCTGATCGATTTGAAGGCAAGCCTTCCCGCGATGGTTTTCGATCACCAATTTGCCTTGGCGGATGTAAAAATCCTGCCGGCCTTCCAGCAGCCGGATGATTTGCGAGTGGATTGTTAAGACGGGGATCGGTTTGGTGATGAAATCGATTTGTTTTTCCAAAATCTCTTTTTTCGGAGGTGCAGATCCTTCATATTCTTTAAACAGGTTATAGAATTTCCTTTCCCTGCCGTAAAAAAAATCGGCCACCTGTTCATCGATCAGATACATTTCATATCGCTTCATCTCATCCACCCTCATCCCGATGTTGATCCGGTCCGGCTGCAAACGGAACATCCCAGGAAGCCAAGATAAACCGTGGAAAGATACGGGGCTTCGATCAGCGAAGAGCAAAAATGAAGGAATAAAAAAAGCCTGTCCGAATATTTAGGAAAAATTTTCCGGATATGCGGAGGAAATCCCGCAAACGGGAACCAAACCCCATCGGCGGAATCGGCAAAACGACCCCGGTTTACTGCCAAAAAAGCGGGATTTTTCTTTTAGTATACAAAAAAATAACCGAGGGGAAAACCGAACATATGTACCGGAGAAACGGGAAATCCGAAAACCTATTCCCCCTTTTTCTTCCCCATCGGAAAAGGCGACGCCCGTGGAAGGTTTTCCCCGCTGCCGACTCCGAGGAAGTCCTTCCGGATTGTCTCCGCCACTGTCTGCGCGACACTCCCTTTGGTTGTTCGGTCCTTCCAAGCAGGGAACAACTTCATTTGTCCTATGACCGCTGCTGTTGCTCAACAGCCCATTTCCGTACGGCTTACCGACTCGATCGGCGTACCGGTCAGACCTCCCCGGGCAAGGGCGCAATCTTTCCTTCTATTTATCTACTCCCCTTCGGCAAAGAAAAGATCCGTTTTGCCCGCCTCCTTCGGATTCCGCTCCGCCGCGTACACCCTTTCGTTGGCTGATCGCCGCTTCTTCCTTCGCGGTCCGGGATTTTCACCCGCTAGATGGCACCTATGCCGGGCGCACAAGAAAAAACACCACGACGGGTGCT belongs to Caldibacillus debilis DSM 16016 and includes:
- a CDS encoding ABC transporter transmembrane domain-containing protein — encoded protein: MRIFIDLGWFFRQEKKSYLIGVTLLLVIAVLQLVPPKILGYAADAVASRTIGPKTLAFYIGTLILCGGIMYVLRYYWRIYIFGSSLKLARQLRSRLYAHLTKMSPSFYQRKRIGDLMAHATNDIQAIQMTAGAGVLTLVDSLATGGFVVAAMALTISWKLTAIALIPIPLLAVLTSWYGKKLHERFDKAQAAFSELNDKTQESISGIKVTKAFGQEREEVASFSELSGDVVKKNIAVARIDALYDPTITAVIGVSFFLSVAFGAKFVVDGEMTIGQLISFTTYLGMLIWPMLALGWFFNIVERGSASYARVSRLLEEDIEIRDREGGHEIERKDLSFHIRSFAYPNNPERIVLEDIRFRLEEGQTLGIAGRTGSGKTALLRLLIRDFEGYDGEILLGGKRIQDYPLEAYRSLFGYVPQDHFLFSASILENIAFAKPDATMEEVERAAKLACIHEEILSFPEGYQTLVGERGVSLSGGQKQRISIARALLLNPEILILDDCLSAVDAKTEEAILQSLKEIRKGKTTIISSHRISAIRHADLILVLEGGKIVERGTHGALMAENGRYKKMYMQQQLETLVEKGG
- a CDS encoding YneF family protein; its protein translation is MWELVLVGILALLAGVALGFFIARKYMMNYLKKNPPINEQMIRVMMMQMGMKPSQKKINQMMQAINKQMSSK
- the sirA gene encoding sporulation inhibitor of replication protein SirA, which gives rise to MQPDRINIGMRVDEMKRYEMYLIDEQVADFFYGRERKFYNLFKEYEGSAPPKKEILEKQIDFITKPIPVLTIHSQIIRLLEGRQDFYIRQGKLVIENHRGKACLQIDQRAILLESNGYGEGENTFLDLLKKTEYNFLAIDRENGRYGWLKPLKRGLRL